One window of the Tissierella sp. genome contains the following:
- the alaS gene encoding alanine--tRNA ligase, which translates to MKKIGLHEIRREFLDFFREKEHLVAPSYSLVPKNDKSLLLIGAGMAPIKKYFTGEQTPPSKRMATCQKCIRTGDIENVGKTDRHATFFEMLGNFSFGDYFKKEATAWAWEFLTEKLEIPKEDLWVTIYLEDDEAFEIWNKNVGVPAERIVRLGKEDNFWELEIGPSGPCSEIYVDRGEKHGCGSADCKPGCECDRFIEVWNLVFTQFDKDENGKYNPLPNPNIDTGMGLERITAVMEGAKTIFDVEAVREILKKVEKIANITYGQDKNRDVSVRVITDHSRAMTFLVSDGIIPSNEGRGYVLRRLIRRAARHGKLLGIENAFLSEVVDIVINSWKVEYPELKDREQQIKKVIKAEEDKFQETIHQGMSILEDYINAMKDENKTVLSGEKAFKLYDTYGFPLDLTKEILEEKSLVVDEEEFNLNMEAQRDRARKAREDGDNIGWSTGNEHDIFEGLDTFFRGYERTNIVSEIAGLSVNNEKVTELNPGDEGVIILTESPFYGESGGQVGDIGIIESSNFKAMVLDTKHSKSGSLIHIVKVIEGIGKVGDKIIAQVDEERRNSTRRNHSATHLLHRALKDVLGEHVNQAGSIVTPNRLRFDFTHFEGVTKEELNQIEKIVNSKIFDGLEVNTLVTSLKNAQEMGVVGLFEDKYGDEVRVLSMGDYSRELCGGTHVDNTGTIGMFKIISEASIASGVRRIEAITGIGVYEYLSHLDSSMEELSNIFKTNKTKLIDRAKVLSEELKEKDVEINSLKSKMASSIADEILASKVDIDGISLITYKVDNMDMNSLRNLGDKIRDGLEQGVIVLATVKDEKISFLGMVTKDLIEKGIHAGNIIKEVANVTGGSGGGRPDMAQAGGKDTSKIKEALSIVPDIIKMQIK; encoded by the coding sequence ATGAAAAAAATAGGATTGCACGAAATCAGAAGAGAATTTTTAGACTTTTTTAGAGAAAAAGAGCATTTAGTAGCTCCGTCATATTCACTTGTACCTAAGAATGATAAATCGCTATTATTAATAGGGGCTGGTATGGCTCCAATTAAAAAATACTTCACAGGTGAGCAAACACCTCCAAGTAAAAGAATGGCAACATGCCAAAAATGCATTAGAACAGGGGACATTGAAAATGTAGGGAAAACAGACAGGCATGCTACATTTTTTGAGATGTTAGGAAATTTTTCTTTTGGTGATTATTTTAAGAAAGAAGCAACTGCATGGGCATGGGAATTTCTTACAGAGAAATTGGAAATACCTAAAGAAGATTTATGGGTTACAATTTACTTAGAGGATGATGAAGCCTTTGAAATATGGAATAAAAATGTAGGAGTTCCTGCAGAGAGAATAGTTAGATTAGGGAAAGAAGATAATTTTTGGGAGTTGGAAATAGGGCCATCAGGTCCATGTTCTGAGATTTATGTAGATCGAGGAGAAAAGCATGGTTGTGGTAGTGCTGATTGTAAGCCGGGATGTGAATGCGATAGATTTATTGAAGTTTGGAATTTGGTATTTACTCAATTTGATAAAGATGAAAATGGAAAGTATAATCCGTTACCAAATCCAAATATAGATACTGGTATGGGACTTGAAAGAATTACTGCCGTAATGGAAGGCGCAAAAACCATTTTTGATGTAGAAGCAGTTAGGGAGATACTAAAGAAGGTTGAAAAAATAGCTAATATTACTTATGGGCAAGATAAAAATAGAGATGTTTCTGTAAGGGTAATAACAGATCATAGTAGAGCTATGACTTTCTTGGTATCTGATGGAATAATTCCAAGTAATGAAGGAAGAGGCTATGTCCTTAGAAGATTAATCCGGAGAGCTGCTAGACATGGTAAACTTTTAGGGATTGAAAATGCTTTTTTATCTGAGGTAGTAGATATAGTTATAAACTCATGGAAAGTAGAATATCCAGAGCTAAAAGATAGAGAACAACAAATAAAGAAAGTAATTAAGGCTGAAGAAGATAAGTTCCAAGAAACAATTCATCAAGGAATGTCTATATTAGAAGATTATATTAATGCGATGAAGGATGAAAATAAAACTGTACTTTCTGGAGAAAAAGCATTTAAACTCTATGATACTTATGGTTTCCCATTGGATTTAACGAAGGAAATTCTTGAAGAGAAGTCCTTAGTAGTAGATGAAGAAGAGTTTAATTTAAATATGGAAGCTCAAAGAGATAGAGCAAGAAAGGCCAGAGAAGATGGAGATAATATTGGCTGGTCTACAGGAAATGAACATGATATCTTTGAAGGATTGGATACTTTTTTTAGAGGATATGAACGAACAAATATTGTATCTGAAATAGCAGGACTATCTGTTAATAATGAAAAAGTTACTGAGTTAAATCCTGGAGATGAGGGAGTTATAATATTAACTGAGTCCCCTTTCTATGGAGAATCGGGAGGCCAAGTAGGAGATATCGGAATAATTGAATCATCCAATTTTAAAGCTATGGTATTAGATACTAAACACTCAAAGAGTGGTAGTTTAATTCATATAGTTAAAGTAATTGAAGGGATAGGAAAAGTTGGAGATAAAATTATTGCTCAGGTAGATGAAGAAAGAAGAAATTCAACCAGAAGGAATCACTCAGCTACTCATTTGCTGCATAGAGCATTGAAAGATGTATTAGGTGAACATGTTAACCAAGCTGGATCTATTGTAACTCCTAATAGATTAAGATTTGACTTTACTCATTTTGAAGGTGTAACAAAAGAGGAGTTAAATCAGATTGAAAAAATCGTTAATTCTAAGATATTTGATGGATTAGAAGTTAATACTTTAGTGACTTCATTAAAAAATGCACAAGAAATGGGTGTAGTAGGTTTGTTTGAAGATAAATATGGTGATGAAGTAAGGGTATTAAGTATGGGAGATTATTCTCGTGAATTATGTGGTGGTACCCATGTTGATAATACTGGAACCATAGGTATGTTTAAAATAATTTCTGAAGCTAGTATCGCTTCTGGAGTGAGAAGAATTGAAGCTATAACAGGTATAGGTGTATATGAATACTTGAGCCATTTGGACAGTAGTATGGAAGAATTAAGTAATATATTTAAGACTAACAAAACTAAATTAATAGATAGAGCTAAAGTTTTATCTGAAGAACTCAAAGAAAAGGATGTAGAAATAAACTCTCTTAAATCAAAGATGGCTTCATCCATAGCAGATGAGATTCTAGCATCTAAAGTAGATATAGATGGCATATCATTAATCACCTACAAAGTAGATAATATGGATATGAATAGTTTGAGAAATTTAGGTGATAAAATTAGAGATGGCCTTGAGCAAGGAGTTATTGTTCTTGCAACAGTTAAAGATGAAAAAATATCTTTTCTAGGTATGGTAACTAAGGATTTAATTGAAAAGGGTATTCATGCAGGGAATATAATAAAAGAAGTGGCTAATGTTACAGGTGGCTCTGGTGGAGGAAGACCAGATATGGCACAAGCAGGAGGTAAGGATACTTCAAAAATTAAAGAAGCATTATCAATAGTTCCAGATATAATCAAGATGCAAATTAAATAG
- a CDS encoding IreB family regulatory phosphoprotein translates to MKFEPPKDNINSAKEIILSVYNSLEEKGYDPINQIIGYILSGDPTYITSYNNARSAVCSIERDELLEELLKEYLKKGQ, encoded by the coding sequence ATGAAGTTTGAACCACCAAAGGACAATATCAACTCAGCAAAAGAAATAATATTATCTGTCTATAATTCTTTAGAAGAAAAAGGTTATGATCCAATTAATCAGATTATTGGATATATACTATCAGGAGATCCAACCTATATTACTAGCTATAATAACGCTAGATCAGCTGTTTGTAGTATAGAAAGAGATGAACTATTAGAAGAACTTTTAAAGGAGTATCTAAAGAAGGGTCAGTAG
- a CDS encoding aldo/keto reductase, with protein MERTRLGNTDIDVSRLCFGSLTMTPFQANLSVEEGAYLIEYAYNQGINFIDTAEIYENYNYIKAALKGIKREDFVIATKTYAYTEEMAKTSLELALKELGTDYIDLFLLHEQESIYTVRGHFEAIEYFLKAKKEGKIRSIGLSTHRVAGAIAARDVQEIDVIHPIVNKYGIGIQDGNIEDMLSVLKEIHDLGKGIYAMKPLGGGHLIKEAESAFNFVRSIPFINSIAIGMQSVNEIDANILLLEKGVLEEDVKDKLQKKKRRLIVADYCIGCGNCVKRCNQQGIEIIDGVATPNDKCILCGYCAKVCPEFCIKVI; from the coding sequence TTGGAAAGAACAAGATTAGGAAATACAGATATAGATGTATCAAGGCTTTGTTTTGGTTCACTAACAATGACTCCTTTTCAAGCAAATTTAAGTGTAGAAGAAGGAGCATACCTTATAGAATATGCCTATAACCAAGGAATTAATTTTATTGATACAGCTGAAATATATGAGAATTATAATTACATTAAAGCTGCATTAAAGGGTATTAAGAGGGAAGACTTTGTAATTGCTACTAAAACCTACGCATATACAGAGGAAATGGCAAAAACCAGCTTAGAGCTGGCACTTAAGGAATTAGGTACTGATTATATAGATTTGTTTTTACTACATGAACAGGAAAGCATTTATACTGTTAGAGGCCATTTTGAGGCTATAGAATATTTTTTAAAAGCTAAGAAAGAGGGTAAGATTAGAAGTATAGGATTATCTACCCATCGGGTTGCGGGAGCAATAGCAGCTAGAGATGTTCAAGAAATAGATGTTATTCATCCAATAGTAAACAAATATGGAATTGGAATTCAAGACGGTAATATAGAAGATATGTTATCCGTATTAAAGGAAATACATGATTTGGGTAAGGGTATTTATGCTATGAAACCATTAGGTGGAGGACATTTAATTAAGGAAGCAGAATCTGCATTTAATTTTGTAAGATCAATTCCTTTTATTAACTCCATAGCCATTGGAATGCAGTCTGTGAATGAAATTGATGCAAATATTCTTCTTCTTGAGAAAGGAGTTTTGGAGGAGGATGTTAAAGATAAATTACAAAAAAAGAAGAGACGATTAATTGTGGCTGATTATTGTATTGGGTGCGGTAATTGTGTTAAGAGATGTAATCAACAAGGTATTGAGATTATAGATGGAGTAGCAACTCCTAATGATAAATGTATTTTATGTGGATATTGTGCAAAGGTATGTCCAGAATTTTGTATAAAGGTAATCTAA
- the ruvX gene encoding Holliday junction resolvase RuvX, whose translation MERIMGLDVGDKTIGVAISDLLQMTAQGLTTIRREGKAKDEAALETIINEYNINKVVIGLPKNMNGSIGPQGEKTIKFAERLKNKYKLDIIYEDERLTTMAAEKMLISGDVRREKRKTVIDKVAATFILQIYLDKKGSVL comes from the coding sequence ATGGAGCGGATAATGGGATTGGATGTAGGAGATAAGACTATAGGTGTAGCAATCTCTGATTTGTTACAGATGACAGCGCAAGGTCTAACAACCATAAGACGAGAAGGGAAAGCAAAAGATGAAGCAGCCTTAGAAACAATCATCAATGAGTATAATATTAATAAAGTAGTCATAGGTTTACCAAAAAACATGAATGGGTCTATAGGACCACAGGGAGAAAAGACTATTAAATTTGCTGAAAGGCTTAAGAATAAATATAAATTAGATATAATATATGAAGATGAGAGATTAACAACTATGGCAGCTGAGAAGATGCTTATATCAGGTGATGTACGAAGAGAAAAGAGAAAAACTGTAATAGATAAAGTTGCAGCTACTTTTATTTTGCAAATATATTTAGATAAGAAAGGAAGTGTATTATAG
- a CDS encoding DUF1292 domain-containing protein, whose amino-acid sequence MKERIFLLDELGKEQEFIILATFGLDDEDYAALMPADDIESPTYILRMETDENGDMLFAGIDDDEELEDAIEAYEEMQKENLQ is encoded by the coding sequence GTGAAAGAAAGGATTTTTCTATTAGATGAACTAGGTAAGGAGCAAGAATTTATTATCTTGGCTACTTTTGGTTTGGATGATGAAGATTATGCCGCATTAATGCCAGCAGATGATATTGAAAGTCCCACTTATATACTAAGGATGGAGACAGATGAAAATGGAGACATGCTTTTTGCTGGAATAGATGATGATGAAGAATTAGAAGATGCCATAGAAGCATATGAGGAAATGCAAAAGGAGAATTTGCAATAG
- a CDS encoding Fur family transcriptional regulator codes for MEINMNVIKEKLQKGGYKLTTQRRGILKVIVDNFDEHLSCDEVYSIVKNDYPDIGIATVYRTLQLFEKLNIVYKLNFDDGCSRYELSAGSENHHHHHLICLHCGKVKEVKLDLLESLEEKIESEGIFTIVNHNVKFYGYCSECKNKSL; via the coding sequence ATGGAAATTAATATGAATGTTATAAAAGAGAAACTTCAAAAGGGCGGGTATAAACTCACAACTCAAAGGCGAGGGATTTTGAAAGTTATTGTGGATAACTTTGATGAACATCTAAGCTGTGATGAGGTATATAGTATTGTTAAAAACGATTACCCTGATATAGGTATTGCCACAGTGTATAGAACATTACAGTTATTTGAGAAATTAAATATAGTCTACAAGTTAAATTTTGATGATGGGTGTAGTCGATATGAGTTAAGTGCTGGTTCGGAGAATCATCATCACCATCATTTGATTTGTTTACACTGCGGAAAGGTTAAAGAAGTTAAACTTGATTTACTAGAATCATTAGAAGAAAAAATAGAGAGTGAGGGTATATTTACTATAGTAAATCATAATGTGAAGTTTTATGGATATTGTAGCGAATGCAAAAATAAATCCCTATAG
- a CDS encoding ribonuclease J produces the protein MRKPNKLKIIPIGGMGEIGKNITAIEYKEDIILIDCGMSFPEDEMLGIDVVIPDVTYLVKNKEKIRGIVLTHGHEDHIGALPYILTKLNLPIYGTKLTLGIVETKFKEHRLDNVSMNVVKHGDIIKLGSMDVEFIRTGHSIPDSSALAIHTPIGIIVHTGDFKVDYTPIGGDVIDLNRFAELGKKGVLALMSDSTNAERPGFTMSEKTVGATFNDIFSNHKHRIIVATFASNVHRIQQIINAAEQNNRKVVLSGRSMLNTIGVASELGYLHMKEDTLIDINDMNKYHSDEITIITTGSQGEPMSALSRIAASEHKKIQIQPGDLVILSATPIPGNEKTVSKVINNLVVRGTKVIYESLADVHVSGHACQEELKLMQTLVKPKFFLPVHGEFRHLKKHAEIAESLGTPKENIFILENGSVLELTKDEAKLAGTVPSGNILVDGLGIGDVGNIVLRDRKHLSEDGLIVVVVTMSKKEGTVIAGPDIISRGFVYVRESEDLMEEARNIVKSVLADCEKKNITDWATLKSNIRDTLRNHLYGKIKRNPMILPIIMEV, from the coding sequence ATGAGGAAACCGAACAAACTTAAAATCATACCCATTGGCGGAATGGGAGAGATAGGTAAAAACATTACTGCTATAGAATACAAAGAAGATATTATATTAATAGATTGTGGTATGAGTTTTCCAGAAGATGAAATGTTAGGAATTGATGTTGTAATCCCTGATGTAACATATCTAGTTAAAAACAAAGAAAAAATAAGAGGAATTGTTCTGACACATGGACATGAGGATCATATAGGAGCATTGCCATATATATTAACAAAATTAAATTTGCCTATATATGGAACAAAGTTAACCTTAGGTATTGTAGAAACTAAATTTAAGGAACATAGATTAGATAATGTAAGTATGAATGTAGTAAAACATGGTGATATTATAAAACTTGGAAGTATGGATGTTGAATTTATAAGAACAGGTCATAGTATACCAGATAGTTCTGCCTTAGCTATTCATACTCCAATAGGTATAATAGTTCATACTGGAGATTTTAAAGTTGACTATACACCAATTGGTGGAGATGTCATAGATTTAAACAGATTTGCTGAACTAGGAAAAAAGGGTGTATTGGCCTTGATGTCAGATAGCACAAATGCTGAGAGACCTGGATTTACTATGAGTGAAAAGACTGTTGGAGCTACATTTAATGATATTTTTTCTAATCATAAACATAGAATTATAGTAGCTACTTTTGCTTCAAATGTCCATAGAATCCAACAAATAATTAATGCAGCCGAGCAAAATAACAGGAAAGTAGTTTTATCTGGTAGGTCCATGCTAAATACTATTGGAGTAGCATCAGAACTAGGTTATCTTCATATGAAAGAAGATACTTTAATAGATATTAATGATATGAATAAATATCATAGTGATGAGATAACTATAATAACCACTGGCAGCCAAGGAGAGCCAATGTCTGCTCTCTCTAGAATTGCTGCTTCTGAGCATAAGAAAATACAAATTCAACCAGGAGATTTAGTAATATTATCTGCTACCCCAATACCTGGAAATGAAAAAACAGTATCAAAAGTTATAAATAATCTAGTAGTAAGAGGAACAAAGGTTATATATGAATCTCTAGCAGATGTTCATGTCTCAGGTCATGCTTGTCAAGAAGAATTAAAATTGATGCAAACTCTAGTTAAACCTAAATTCTTCTTGCCTGTACATGGAGAATTTAGACATTTGAAAAAACACGCAGAGATAGCAGAGTCATTAGGTACACCTAAAGAAAACATATTTATTCTTGAAAATGGATCAGTATTAGAGTTAACTAAAGATGAAGCTAAATTAGCTGGAACAGTACCTTCAGGCAATATATTGGTTGATGGATTGGGTATAGGAGATGTGGGAAACATTGTCTTAAGGGATAGAAAACATCTATCAGAAGATGGTCTAATTGTTGTAGTTGTGACAATGAGTAAAAAAGAAGGAACAGTAATAGCAGGACCAGATATTATATCTAGGGGATTTGTATATGTTAGAGAATCTGAGGATCTAATGGAAGAAGCTAGAAATATTGTGAAATCTGTACTGGCAGATTGCGAAAAGAAAAATATAACTGATTGGGCTACCCTTAAATCTAATATAAGAGATACCTTAAGAAATCATCTATATGGAAAAATAAAAAGAAATCCAATGATACTACCAATAATAATGGAAGTATAA
- a CDS encoding LysO family transporter has translation MGIRLFLYLGVLLLGGLIGYKDKVSERLQKNLNLIQNICLLFLLFVMGITIGINDEVISNIFSIGFKAGIISIFTVVFSIISVHLIKRLIALESDRIES, from the coding sequence ATGGGAATAAGATTATTTCTATATCTAGGAGTATTGTTATTAGGTGGATTAATTGGATATAAGGATAAAGTCAGTGAAAGGTTACAAAAAAATTTAAATTTGATTCAAAATATTTGTTTGTTGTTTTTATTATTTGTTATGGGAATTACTATAGGAATAAATGATGAAGTTATTTCTAATATATTTTCAATAGGATTTAAAGCAGGAATAATATCTATATTTACAGTTGTTTTTAGTATAATTTCAGTACATTTAATTAAAAGACTAATTGCATTGGAGAGTGATAGGATTGAGTCTTAA
- a CDS encoding lysine exporter LysO family protein — translation MIGLSLKIFLAVLLGTGAGYFFLPDTFSSSIGVIIDIGLMLLLFFVGMDIGKQKDVFGKIKKMGLRILLVPFAVIIGSVVGSMIAGMLLKMPLNESGAIGAGLGWYTLSSTMLLADGYIELSALAFLSNVFREVIGLITIPLIAKYIGKLESVSAAGATAMDTSLPVISSSTDPHTTIIAFITGVICTTTVPIILPIILKF, via the coding sequence GTGATAGGATTGAGTCTTAAGATATTTCTTGCCGTTCTATTAGGCACAGGTGCAGGCTACTTTTTTCTACCAGATACCTTTTCCTCAAGTATAGGAGTTATTATAGATATTGGACTTATGCTTTTACTATTTTTTGTGGGTATGGATATTGGAAAACAAAAAGATGTATTTGGGAAAATAAAGAAGATGGGTTTGAGAATATTATTAGTACCTTTTGCTGTAATAATTGGTTCTGTTGTAGGAAGCATGATTGCAGGGATGCTTCTTAAGATGCCATTAAATGAATCAGGTGCCATAGGAGCAGGATTAGGGTGGTATACTTTAAGTTCAACTATGCTTTTAGCAGATGGATATATAGAACTTAGTGCATTAGCATTTTTATCGAATGTTTTTAGGGAGGTAATTGGCTTAATTACAATACCATTAATAGCAAAATATATTGGGAAATTAGAATCCGTATCAGCTGCAGGGGCTACTGCAATGGATACTTCACTCCCTGTAATATCTTCTTCAACAGATCCTCATACTACAATAATTGCGTTTATTACAGGAGTAATTTGTACAACAACGGTTCCAATAATTTTGCCAATTATATTAAAATTTTAA
- a CDS encoding QueT transporter family protein produces the protein MNTKYLTKASLIAALYIVLVLIQMLPFPIMNLTFGPIQLRIAEGLALLPLVEAAAVPGVFVGCLLSNLLLASYSGFGLVDILGGSLITLVAAYLTRKMKSKITGIIPPVVLNGLIVSIWVSYFTKVPYLLTVLGIGGGELLSVALFGSLILSVYDKATNLKEY, from the coding sequence ATGAACACTAAATACTTAACCAAAGCAAGTTTGATTGCTGCTTTATATATAGTATTAGTTCTAATTCAGATGCTACCATTTCCAATTATGAATCTAACTTTTGGTCCAATACAACTTAGGATTGCAGAAGGACTGGCGTTATTGCCATTAGTAGAAGCTGCAGCTGTCCCTGGTGTTTTTGTTGGATGTCTATTGTCTAATTTACTATTAGCATCATATTCAGGGTTTGGATTAGTAGACATACTAGGGGGTAGCCTAATTACTTTAGTTGCTGCGTATCTAACAAGAAAGATGAAGAGTAAGATAACTGGCATAATACCACCAGTAGTATTAAATGGATTAATTGTATCCATTTGGGTATCATATTTTACGAAGGTACCATATTTACTTACTGTACTAGGTATTGGTGGCGGGGAATTATTATCAGTAGCGCTATTTGGTAGTCTAATCTTATCAGTTTATGATAAAGCTACAAATTTAAAAGAGTACTAG